Part of the Streptomyces sp. NBC_01264 genome, ACCAGCTCCAGCAGGTCCGCTAGCCGGGCCAGGTTCTCGGTGTCGTCGATCTCGGCCAGGCCCAGGAGGGCGCGTATGTGGTCGAGGTCGGTTTGGGCGGCCTTGAGGGTCTCGTAGCCGGCGCGGCTGAAGGAGCGGCGGGCGCCGTCCTCGCGGGGCGGGAGCTCCTGGCGGATGGAGTAGGAGCCGTGCTTGCGGCTGCTGAGCTTGGGGCAGGCCTTGCCGAGCGGCTTGCCGGTATTCGCATCGCGGCAGTAGCAGCGGCGGTGGGTGGAGCCCTTCAATCGGTGTCTCTTTCGTAGCCTTCGGGTGGGTCGACGTCGACGAGTTCGTCCGGCAGGTCGGGGAGCGGATCGCCGTCCGCGTAGATGTCGCTGCGCACTTGGTAGAGCTCGGCTTTCGCCCGCTCGGTTCGTTCGGCGAGGTCGGCTTGGGTGCGCAGGGCCTTCGCCTGTTCGATGCCATCGGCCGTGCTCTCGGCCGCCCTTCGCTGGCGCTCTTCGCTGTGCACGGCGAAGAAGGCCCTCTCCACCGCAGTGCGGTGGGCGACATGGTGGCGAAGCATGCGGTGGTCGGCCCGGAAGTCCTCGTTGAGGCCGGCGAACCAGCTCATGGCCTGTGCGGTGTCGACCGGATACGTGAGCGGGAGCTGCTGGACCTCCTCCACGTACCCGACCGGGTAGATCAGGCGGATCGGGTGGGTGTACAGGGCTTCGGCCAGCACCATCACCTCGACCAGTGGCAGGACCGCGCGTCGGCCCGACTCCATGTTGGCGATGACGTTGCGGGGGATCGGGAAGCCGATCGCCTCGCACCGGTCGGCCAGGTCCTGGGCACTCCACTTCAGCTCCTTCCTCCGGCGGCGGACTTCGCGGGCCACGTCGGCCATGACCCGGTCCGCCCATTCGGGGACGTCGTCCTCATCTCCATCATCGAAACGATTTTGTGTCATGGGGACACATTTTCTTCTTCATGCTTAGTAATCAAGGCCCGGAGACGAATGCGAGGACGTGTTCGCCGTGGGCTGTGAGGACAGGAGCGCCCACATGCGTGATGACGAGACGGCCGGCCAGCCGAAGGGAATGAGCCGGGAGCAGCTGCTCGCCCTTCCGGTGGCCATTGACCTGGACACGGGCAACCGCGCCCTGGGGCTCGGGCGGAGCAAGGGGTACGAGATGGCGAAGCGCGGCCAGTACCCGTGCAAGGTCCTGCGGTTCGGCAACGCCTACCGGGTGGTGACCGCCGACCTGTTGAACCTGCTGGGACTGGCCGCATGACAGCGCGGCACCGCGCCGTCGGATTCTGCGCGGAGCTGACACGGAATCGCTGGACTGTGGCAGGGGTCGTACGTACTGTTCGTGTTCCCCCGAGCCAGGTAACTACCTCCGAGCGAGGGCGGATTGCCCTCCGCGCATCGCGCCCGGCGGGCCCCGATACACCCCACACCCCCAGCCGCGAAGCGCGGACCACCCGGTACCCGGGCGCTGCTGCATGCCCATGGCCACCGAAGAAGGAGCTGCCCCTTGGACCTGACCCCCATGTCGACCGATGCCGAGCCGACCCCCACCGCCTGGCCTGTGACAGCGATACCCGGTCAGCCGGGCGTCCACCTGCAAGATCCCGCACAGGGAGCGGAGGAAGAGCCGCCTTCCGCCCCTCAGCCCCCGAACCAGACTGGTCTCGCAGCTCCCCAGCCCATCGGCCCCGAAAGCCTGGGCGAGCAGGTCCTCGGTGATCTACGTGCCGAGATCGAGCGGTACGTCATCCTTCCGAGCGCCGAGGCGCTGACAGCCGTGGCCCTGTGGGTGGCGGCGACGCATCTGCAGACGGCGTGGCAGCACGCGCCCCGACTGGCCGTGGTCGGTCCGGCGAAGCGGTGCGGCAAGTCACGGCTGCTGGACGTGATCACCGAGACCGTTCACGATCCGCTGGTCACGGTGAACGCCTCTGCGGCCGCGATCTTCCGGTCGATCACCGCGACGCCACCCACCCTCTTGGTCGACGAGGCCGACACCCTGTTCGGGTCCGCGAAGGTCGCGGAGAAGAACGAGGAGATGCGGGGGCTCCTCAACGCGGGCGCCCAGCGCGGTCGGCCCACCCTGCGGGTCTCCGGGCCCAACCACGAGGTGACGAAGTTCCCCACCTTCGCCATGGCGGCCCTCGCCGGCATCGGCGACCTGCCCGACACGATCATGGACCGGTCGGTGGTGATCCGGATGCGCCGCCGCAGGCCTGGCGAGAGCGTGGCGGCATTCCGCAGCGCACGCGACATCCCCGGGCTGAACGCCGTGCGCGACCGGCTCGCTGCCTGGCTGACCCCGCTCCACTCCGAGGCGACGGGGCTGCAACCCTCCATGCCGGTCGAGGACCGGGCCGCCGATACCTGGGAGCCACTGGTCGCCGTCGCCGACCTCGCGGGCGGCCCGTGGCCCGACCTCGCACGCACCGCCTGCCGGGCGATGACCAAGCACGAGGCGGACCAGGACCAGGACAACAGCGGCCTGGGAATCCGCCTCCTCGCCGATATCCGCCACGCCTTCGAAGCCGAGGGCAATCCGCCGGTGATCCGCACCAGCCGCCTGCTCGACATCCTGAACAAGGACGACGAGACGCCCTGGCCGGAGTACACCGCCAACGGCCTCACACCGCGCGGCCTGCAGATCCTGCTGAAGGACTACGGCATCAGCTCGGCCAACCGCCGCTTCCACGGCGACGTCCAGGCCAAGGGCTTCACCCGCCAGCAGTTCACCGACGCCTGGGCACGCTACTGCCCCGCGACCCAGCCGGAACCCGCCACCCGCGCCTGACCCGCCACCACCCGTCGCGACCCGTCGCGTCGCAGGTCAGACCGGTTACGAGTCGCAGGCCCGCAACGAGTCGACTCGACATCACCGCCCCACCCGTACCTGCCCTGAACAGGCACGCGACGAGTCGCAACGGGTCCCAGCCTTCCCAGACGGCGGCCTCACCATGCCCTGCCCGCGAAGGCGCAGGCCGCCGTCCCACCCCCTTGGAGAAAACCCGCTTGTCCGCACCCGCCACCCCAGCACCCACCACGATCGGGGTCACCGCGATCCGCCTGGGCATCACCCTCCTCGGCGTCACCGCCTTCGCCCTCTCGTACGCCGCCCTGCGCCAGATGGCAGTCGCCACCCACATCCCCGGACCGCTCACGTACGCCTTCCCCCTCGTGATCGACGGGTTCATCGCCATCGGCATCGGCGCCCTCCTGCTCCTGCGCACAGCCCCCATGCGGGCCCGCATGTATGTCTGGGCACTGGTCGGCCTGGCCACCGCAACCAGCATCTGGGCCAACGCCCTTCACGCCGTCCGCCTCAACCAGCAGGTCCGCCACGACGGGCTTCACCTGGACGACGTGACCGTCGGCGCCCTTTCCGCCATCGCGCCCCTCGCCCTGGCCGGCGCCGTCCACTTCTACTTCGTCACCCGCCATCACCAGGCCCAGCACGATCCCGCCGTCCCCCTGGCGGAACAGGCCGAGGAGCAACCGCCAGTACCGCCCAGCGACAGCAAGGGGACGGCGCAAAGCCCGCCGGCCACCGAGGCGGATGCCCCGAAGCAGTCCGCCAAGCCCAGAGGTCGCCGCCCTGCCGCCAGCGACGAGCAGCTCGTCTCCATCGGACGCACCGTCCCGCGAGGACCCGACGGGCTGATCCCCCGCAAGAGGTTCGAAGCCGCCGTCCGGAAGGAGGGCTACCCCGTCGGCAAGGACCGGCTGGTCGGGGCGATGGACGTACTCCACGCGGAATCTGCCGACACCACTGCCTGACCGGCCGAGCCTCCACTGCCCGCTCCGCACCAACCAGCACATGGCGGGGCTGTTCTTGGCCGACCTCGCCCTCACCACCACAACCCCGACCGACCCAGGAGATCCCCATGCACGATCACCCGCACGAACTCCCCACACCATCCGGGCTGATACCGGCCAGCACAGCCCCAGACCAGGCAGCAAGGTATGGCGTTGGACCGTCCAAGGGCCGGTCCAACACGGCCTTCGCCCCAGGGGTGGCGGAGGCAGGGCTCCGGCGCGAGGGCGCACCGGAGGGGGAACCGGACGTGCCCGCCGTCGTGCGCGCTGCTGATGAAGCCGCGCTCTACCGCGTTGCCCGCCGCCGTGCCCGCGAAGGCGTGCAGCGCACCCAGCGCGTCGACGTCCGCTACAGCGTCATCGAGAAGCGGTCGATCCTCGCCGAGGCCCGCCGCCTCGGCCTGGCCGGCGCTCACCTGGTGGGCGCGATCGTCATGGCCTACCTCCACGGCGGCTTCGCGGTACCCGGCCAGCGCACCTCCTTCGACGACCTGATCGACGAGCTCGCCGCCCTGCGCGCGGAGATCGCCCCGATAGGCAAGAACGTCAACCAGATCGCCTACAAGCTCAACTCCGGAGGCCGTCCCCATCCTGTGGACAGCGCCGTCCTGGCCCAGGCGGAACGTGTCCTGGCTCTGGCCCGTACCGCGGCCAAGGCGATCGACCTCGCCGCGAAGCAGGCGGCCGTATCGAAGCGGGCGGCCTGATTGATCGCGAAGATCGCCAAGGCCGGCAGCAGGACCCGCGGCGTCCTGAACTACCTCTACGGACCCGGCCGCGCCAACGAGCACACCGACCCCCACCTCGTGGACTCCTGGGACGGCTTCGCCCCCGACCCCGAACGCGACCCGAACGCCACCCGCGCCCAACTCGCCACCGCCCTCGACCTGCGCGTAGAGCAGGCCGGCGACCGGGCCCCGAAGGCACACGTGTGGCACTGCTCCGTCCGAGCCGCACCCGAGGACCCGATCCTCACCGACGAGCAGTGGGCGACGATCGCCCGCCGGATCCTGAACGCCACCGGCATCGCCCCCGCAGGCGACCCCGACGCCTGCCGCTGGATCGCCGTCCGCCACGCCGAAGACCACATCCACATCGTGGCCACCAAAGTCCGAGGAGACCTCCGCGAGCCCCGGCACTGGAACGACTACCTGCACGCAGACAAGGAATGCGCCGCGATCGAGAAGGAGTACGGCCTGCGCCAGGTCCCGCGCGGAGACCGCACCGCCGCCAAACGCCCCACCCGCGCAGAGAAGGAAAAGGCCCGCCGCACCGGACACGCCACCACCCCGCGCGAACGCCTGCGCACCACCGTCCGTACCGCCGTGGCCGCTGCAACCAACACCGAGGAGTTCTTCACCATCCTCCGCGGCACGGGCGTACTGGTGGACATCCAGCACTTCCCCTCCGGCGACACCCGTGGCTACAAGGTCGCGCTCCCGGACGACAGCAGCGCCAAGGACGAACCCGTCTGGTTCTCCGGCTCCACCCTTGCCCCCGACCTCTCCTACCCGAAGATCGCCGAACGCCTCCGCCCCACCGACACCGCCCCCACAGGCCGGCGCCCGGAGCGGCAGACGGCGTGGCACCAGGTCACAGAAGCAGCCACGCTCATCCCCAAGGTGCTCGACCAAGCCGACGAGGCCACGGGGCAGGCGCACATCACGGTGCTCGCCGAAACCCTCGACGCACTCGCCTTGATCGTCCCGGCGGGATACAAGCCACAGCTCGCCCAAGCCGCCGCGGCCTTCGAGCGGGCCAGCCGCTCCCGGATCCGCGCCCGCCACCAGCAGGCCCAGGCCACGCGTCGGGCGATCAAGGCGATCGTGCGTGAACCCGCCCCGAAAGACGGAGCCCTTCTCGCGGTCCTCCTCGACGCCGTCCTCCTGGCCGTCGTCGCAGCCCAGCACTGGCACCACATCCGCCACCACGACCAGCAGGCCGAAGCCGCCGACCAGGCAGCCGGATACCTGCGTACCACTCTCAGGACCGCTGCCATGGAGCCGCTGCGCACCCTGTCCCAGCGCGGCCGTCTCCTCACGGGGCCTGTCCTTCACCGGCAGACGGCTGCCCTGCACCGTTCACTCTCGGAACACTCCGAGCGAGTGCTGGCCGAGCCCGGCTGGCCCGCACTCGCCACCACCCTCGCCGACGCCGAAGCCGCCGGTCATGACCCAGCCGCCTTGCTCACCGAAGCGGCAGGTCAACGGGACCTGACAACGGCCGCATCCATCAGCGAAGTGCTGGTGTGGCGTCTACGGCACCTCGCCGAACTGCCTCTTCAGCCCGCCCCAAGGCGGCCGCCGGCGACGCCGCCCACAGCTGGCGCAGCCCAACCGACTCAGCAGCGCCGCACGCGCTGAGCCCGACACCCCACCCGACAAGGAGCCCATCCTGAAGACCCACCCCTTCGCCGCCATGTTCCCGATGCTGAACGAGGAGGAGATGCACGACCTCGCCCAGTCCATCAAGGACGAAGGCCTCCTCAAGCCGGTCGTCCTCGACCCCGACGGCGTCCTCCTCGACGGCCGCAACCGCCTCGCCGCCTGCGAGATCGCCGGGGTCGAACCCCACTTCACGACGTACGACGGTGACGACCCGGTCCGCCTGATCTTCAGCGCGAACATCGTGCGACGACACATCAGCCAGGGCCGGCGGTCCATGATCCTCGCGATGGCCCGTTCCTCTTCGGAACACTCCCTGCGCACCCACGCGAAGCTCCACGCCATCAGCCTGACCAGGCTCTCCAACGCCACCACCGTCCTCAAGCACGACCCCGAGCTCGCCGAGAAGGTCCGGGTCGGCACTGTCCGTCTCGACGCCGCGTACCAAACCGTCCGTCGGCGCATGGAACAGGTCGCCGCACTCCTCGCCCTGCAGGATCGGCTGCGCCAGCACGCCCCCGACCTCGCCGACCAGGTCATCGAAGAGAGCCTCACCCTCGAAGAGGCGACCGCCGCACTTGACCAGCGGATAGAAGAAGAGCGACTCCGCCTGCGCATCGAAGAGGTGGACGCGATCATGCAGGCCGATGGGACCACCGCGCTCCGGCTCACCCAGCGCGCCACGCAGGGTGAGCTCACCTGGCAGGCGGCCCATCAGCTGGCCGAACAGCACTACTCCCGGCGGGAGGACGCCATTCGGCGAACCCAGCAGGCGCTCGAACAGATCGCCACGCACTGGGCCGAACTGGAAGAACTCGCAATCCGCCTGAACACGCCCTACGCCCAGGAGGTCTTCGGGAGCCTTACCCCGACAGCACGCACGATCGCCACCCGCCTGAGCATCAGGGCCTGACCGCATAGACACCGCTGGGTCCGACGCGTTTCAGCGTTGGCCCCAGCGCCATGTCCTCATGGCTGTACGGCGAGACCTGCGCCCTCCTGGCGTCGCGCTGCCGCGCCGCGTAGCGGCAGTACCTGTGCCTGCGCGCACGCCCACTCCCTGGCATCGCTGAGGTGGCTCTGGCTGAGCCCGGTGTGGGGGTCGGGCTGGATGAGCAGGGTGGGGTAGCCGCGGGCGGTGCGGGCCGCTGCCCAGGTGTGGTCGAGGGCGGTGAAGTCGTCGTCGATCCAGATGGCCGGGGCTGTGCTGAGCCAGGGGTCGACGTGGTCGCGTTTCCAGAGGTAGCCGTTGGGGTGGCTGGTGGTGATCTGGGGGCAAGGCAGATCGAGGTAGGTGAACTCGGGCAGGCCCAGGATC contains:
- a CDS encoding HAD domain-containing protein; translated protein: MTLPYLLLDIDGVLIPFPAADGRTPPTHVRHTVLPTGRHPDDPVPIWLNPDHGAALAGLLASGLVTPVWCTSWRKDATSIIGPILGLPEFTYLDLPCPQITTSHPNGYLWKRDHVDPWLSTAPAIWIDDDFTALDHTWAAARTARGYPTLLIQPDPHTGLSQSHLSDAREWACAQAQVLPLRGAAARRQEGAGLAVQP
- a CDS encoding helix-turn-helix domain-containing protein; this encodes MTQNRFDDGDEDDVPEWADRVMADVAREVRRRRKELKWSAQDLADRCEAIGFPIPRNVIANMESGRRAVLPLVEVMVLAEALYTHPIRLIYPVGYVEEVQQLPLTYPVDTAQAMSWFAGLNEDFRADHRMLRHHVAHRTAVERAFFAVHSEERQRRAAESTADGIEQAKALRTQADLAERTERAKAELYQVRSDIYADGDPLPDLPDELVDVDPPEGYERDTD
- a CDS encoding relaxase/mobilization nuclease domain-containing protein — its product is MIAKIAKAGSRTRGVLNYLYGPGRANEHTDPHLVDSWDGFAPDPERDPNATRAQLATALDLRVEQAGDRAPKAHVWHCSVRAAPEDPILTDEQWATIARRILNATGIAPAGDPDACRWIAVRHAEDHIHIVATKVRGDLREPRHWNDYLHADKECAAIEKEYGLRQVPRGDRTAAKRPTRAEKEKARRTGHATTPRERLRTTVRTAVAAATNTEEFFTILRGTGVLVDIQHFPSGDTRGYKVALPDDSSAKDEPVWFSGSTLAPDLSYPKIAERLRPTDTAPTGRRPERQTAWHQVTEAATLIPKVLDQADEATGQAHITVLAETLDALALIVPAGYKPQLAQAAAAFERASRSRIRARHQQAQATRRAIKAIVREPAPKDGALLAVLLDAVLLAVVAAQHWHHIRHHDQQAEAADQAAGYLRTTLRTAAMEPLRTLSQRGRLLTGPVLHRQTAALHRSLSEHSERVLAEPGWPALATTLADAEAAGHDPAALLTEAAGQRDLTTAASISEVLVWRLRHLAELPLQPAPRRPPATPPTAGAAQPTQQRRTR
- a CDS encoding plasmid mobilization relaxosome protein MobC, whose product is MPAVVRAADEAALYRVARRRAREGVQRTQRVDVRYSVIEKRSILAEARRLGLAGAHLVGAIVMAYLHGGFAVPGQRTSFDDLIDELAALRAEIAPIGKNVNQIAYKLNSGGRPHPVDSAVLAQAERVLALARTAAKAIDLAAKQAAVSKRAA
- a CDS encoding DUF2637 domain-containing protein, whose product is MSAPATPAPTTIGVTAIRLGITLLGVTAFALSYAALRQMAVATHIPGPLTYAFPLVIDGFIAIGIGALLLLRTAPMRARMYVWALVGLATATSIWANALHAVRLNQQVRHDGLHLDDVTVGALSAIAPLALAGAVHFYFVTRHHQAQHDPAVPLAEQAEEQPPVPPSDSKGTAQSPPATEADAPKQSAKPRGRRPAASDEQLVSIGRTVPRGPDGLIPRKRFEAAVRKEGYPVGKDRLVGAMDVLHAESADTTA
- a CDS encoding DUF3631 domain-containing protein, with protein sequence MDLTPMSTDAEPTPTAWPVTAIPGQPGVHLQDPAQGAEEEPPSAPQPPNQTGLAAPQPIGPESLGEQVLGDLRAEIERYVILPSAEALTAVALWVAATHLQTAWQHAPRLAVVGPAKRCGKSRLLDVITETVHDPLVTVNASAAAIFRSITATPPTLLVDEADTLFGSAKVAEKNEEMRGLLNAGAQRGRPTLRVSGPNHEVTKFPTFAMAALAGIGDLPDTIMDRSVVIRMRRRRPGESVAAFRSARDIPGLNAVRDRLAAWLTPLHSEATGLQPSMPVEDRAADTWEPLVAVADLAGGPWPDLARTACRAMTKHEADQDQDNSGLGIRLLADIRHAFEAEGNPPVIRTSRLLDILNKDDETPWPEYTANGLTPRGLQILLKDYGISSANRRFHGDVQAKGFTRQQFTDAWARYCPATQPEPATRA
- a CDS encoding ParB/RepB/Spo0J family partition protein, whose translation is MFPMLNEEEMHDLAQSIKDEGLLKPVVLDPDGVLLDGRNRLAACEIAGVEPHFTTYDGDDPVRLIFSANIVRRHISQGRRSMILAMARSSSEHSLRTHAKLHAISLTRLSNATTVLKHDPELAEKVRVGTVRLDAAYQTVRRRMEQVAALLALQDRLRQHAPDLADQVIEESLTLEEATAALDQRIEEERLRLRIEEVDAIMQADGTTALRLTQRATQGELTWQAAHQLAEQHYSRREDAIRRTQQALEQIATHWAELEELAIRLNTPYAQEVFGSLTPTARTIATRLSIRA